From one Aquicella lusitana genomic stretch:
- the cyoA gene encoding ubiquinol oxidase subunit II has product MSKSRHILLGILFFVAALSLSGCKFALLDPKGIIAADEKNIMITSVWLMSIVIVPVIILTFVFAWRYRAGNTKAKYTPDWSHSTVLELIWWSVPCIIIAILATITWKSTHELDPYKPLAVNNSKPITIQAIALEWKWLFIYPEQNIATINFVQFPAGVPVTFLITAEGPMNSFQIPQLAGQIYAMAGMQTKLNLIANAEGDYAGISANFSGDGFAGMKFTARASSQAQFDQWVKSVKQSPDKLTMAAYHRLVQPSENNRIQQFSAANSKIFEMAIMKSMMPMSMKDMASAE; this is encoded by the coding sequence GTGAGTAAAAGTCGACACATTCTTTTAGGCATTCTTTTTTTCGTCGCAGCCTTATCGTTAAGTGGTTGCAAGTTTGCGCTCCTGGATCCTAAAGGGATCATAGCAGCAGATGAAAAAAATATTATGATCACTTCAGTTTGGCTGATGTCCATTGTGATCGTTCCTGTGATTATTCTGACTTTTGTTTTTGCCTGGCGGTATCGGGCGGGAAATACAAAAGCAAAGTATACCCCTGACTGGTCGCATAGCACGGTTTTGGAGCTCATATGGTGGTCTGTGCCTTGCATTATTATTGCGATACTCGCCACTATTACCTGGAAAAGCACGCACGAATTAGATCCGTACAAACCGCTCGCGGTTAACAATAGCAAACCCATTACCATCCAGGCCATTGCCCTCGAATGGAAATGGCTGTTCATTTATCCCGAGCAAAATATTGCGACGATCAATTTTGTTCAATTCCCCGCCGGTGTTCCCGTTACATTTCTTATCACAGCCGAAGGGCCCATGAATTCATTTCAAATCCCACAGCTTGCTGGGCAAATTTATGCGATGGCGGGGATGCAAACGAAGCTCAACTTGATTGCAAATGCCGAGGGCGATTATGCGGGCATCTCCGCTAACTTCAGCGGAGATGGCTTCGCGGGCATGAAATTTACTGCTCGCGCCAGCTCGCAAGCGCAATTTGATCAATGGGTCAAATCGGTGAAACAGTCTCCCGATAAACTGACAATGGCTGCTTACCATCGTCTGGTACAACCTAGCGAAAATAACAGAATTCAGCAGTTTTCAGCGGCGAATAGCAAGATATTTGAAATGGCGATCATGAAATCCATGATGCCTATGTCCATGAAGGATATGGCAAGCGCCGAATAG
- a CDS encoding symporter, giving the protein MLKRTHLDSSYNLQAAEAFLSRVEKVISQRTDPKLISQILIEFKLESINFSDKDFAVFIQKIKTEPMDATEFLKKLKSSILENKPLCKLLGNIHILQLISDEELESAAGTFQLQINLLFLLEAFNITMANSTTLAKEIYQFMSNQRASFQPNNQLVNFIWGSFQPGNPVANFLFGAPKQATLFERLKMISVDPAMTNVAFHKSTADKEETKEDVETFISEFQLRGINASISPGVIGKPSDTSARGLCLNILEAAWEDATHEASKKGGIDNAIAGFGLITIMEHLQDVSTQQYINRLKLVPAILPEGIQLNEDHSYPLMPDLIVNNQLKKVDELVMHKVWRDLYNTWNAYFVVANLDAILLPLKLLLPSVLKAESNYFKESRVISLFLVGSLFFNNQTKHNPLFQSKFTFKQADEILSLWGKINREYAEQLLKEYCPDVKKTAADLYKETFGNHATVNLIKHVVSFGRNPSDFHITCYGTGSKTKNLTFFSPDERKTKMEFACSKSDKQVEKKSVI; this is encoded by the coding sequence ATGCTGAAGAGAACTCACTTAGATAGCTCATATAACTTACAAGCAGCTGAGGCATTCTTAAGCAGGGTCGAAAAAGTTATTTCTCAACGAACTGATCCCAAATTAATCTCGCAAATTTTAATCGAATTCAAGTTAGAAAGCATTAATTTTTCTGATAAAGATTTTGCTGTTTTTATTCAAAAAATAAAAACGGAACCAATGGACGCAACTGAATTTTTAAAAAAATTAAAATCCTCCATTCTAGAAAATAAGCCGTTATGTAAATTACTGGGTAACATTCATATTTTGCAATTAATCAGTGATGAAGAACTTGAATCTGCCGCTGGAACATTCCAATTACAAATTAATTTATTGTTTTTGCTAGAAGCATTTAACATTACAATGGCCAACAGCACTACTTTGGCTAAAGAGATTTATCAATTCATGTCAAATCAGCGGGCTTCCTTTCAGCCCAACAATCAACTGGTTAATTTCATTTGGGGTTCGTTCCAACCCGGTAATCCGGTTGCTAACTTTTTGTTTGGCGCCCCAAAGCAGGCAACGCTTTTTGAAAGATTAAAGATGATCTCGGTTGATCCTGCAATGACGAATGTTGCGTTTCACAAATCCACGGCTGATAAAGAAGAAACTAAGGAAGATGTTGAGACGTTCATTAGTGAATTTCAGCTCAGAGGTATTAATGCCAGCATTTCACCCGGCGTCATAGGCAAACCTTCCGACACATCCGCGCGGGGATTATGTCTTAATATATTAGAAGCTGCATGGGAGGATGCCACGCATGAAGCTAGCAAGAAAGGTGGAATTGACAATGCGATCGCAGGCTTTGGCCTTATCACTATCATGGAACACTTGCAAGATGTATCTACTCAGCAATATATAAACAGGCTTAAACTTGTACCTGCAATATTACCTGAAGGCATACAACTGAATGAAGATCATTCCTACCCGTTGATGCCAGACTTAATTGTTAATAATCAATTAAAGAAAGTCGACGAGCTTGTCATGCATAAAGTGTGGCGCGATTTATACAATACCTGGAATGCTTACTTTGTGGTCGCCAACCTGGATGCCATACTCCTGCCTCTTAAACTGTTATTGCCTTCTGTTTTAAAGGCCGAATCAAACTATTTTAAGGAGAGCCGAGTAATATCTCTCTTTTTAGTGGGCAGCTTGTTCTTCAATAATCAGACCAAGCATAATCCACTTTTCCAAAGCAAATTTACTTTCAAGCAAGCTGATGAAATACTTTCACTGTGGGGAAAAATAAACAGGGAATACGCTGAACAGCTATTAAAAGAGTACTGCCCCGATGTAAAGAAAACTGCGGCTGACCTTTATAAGGAGACCTTTGGCAATCATGCAACGGTTAATTTAATCAAGCATGTTGTCTCCTTTGGACGCAATCCCAGTGATTTTCATATTACCTGCTACGGGACAGGTTCGAAGACAAAAAATCTCACCTTTTTTTCACCTGATGAGCGTAAAACTAAAATGGAATTTGCCTGCTCTAAAAGCGATAAGCAAGTCGAAAAAAAATCCGTTATATAA
- the cyoD gene encoding cytochrome o ubiquinol oxidase subunit IV, protein MSHQHEKMMGQASGQKTLSGYITGLALSIILTLLAFGIVEKRLLSDANLYIALTVLAVAQLFVQSICFLRLNCSTEGRWNLFPFIFTVLIIAIIVGGSLWIMYNLNINMS, encoded by the coding sequence ATGTCACATCAGCATGAAAAAATGATGGGTCAGGCAAGCGGTCAGAAAACACTTTCAGGTTATATAACCGGGTTGGCGCTATCAATTATACTGACGCTGTTGGCGTTTGGCATTGTCGAAAAACGATTATTGAGTGATGCCAATCTTTACATCGCGCTGACAGTGTTAGCCGTGGCACAATTATTTGTACAATCGATTTGCTTTCTCCGCTTAAATTGTAGCACAGAAGGCAGATGGAATTTATTCCCGTTTATATTTACCGTTCTGATTATTGCGATTATAGTCGGCGGATCTTTATGGATTATGTATAATTTAAATATCAACATGAGCTAA
- a CDS encoding Crp/Fnr family transcriptional regulator: MHSSATSNPTCNLCLFAPFCTSEEEILHTGRQASLAVKQYRKLNRNEVLCLPNNKFQNLYAIQKGTLKTYQVEADGRELIREFYFAGEILGYEAIYTGHYPFSAVAISETLICEIPYANFLKLLHSKPALQRRILYLISRQLNIGSYLVSTTAEQRLAAFLIELATRLHPAETRYAFLLPMSRQDIGNYLRLSAETISRVFSRLQKNKMILIDHKKINLLQPDKLKQVADGLWTSNKGNTVK, translated from the coding sequence ATGCACAGCTCGGCTACTAGCAATCCTACCTGTAACCTTTGTTTGTTTGCGCCCTTTTGCACTTCAGAGGAAGAAATTTTACACACCGGAAGACAGGCGAGTCTCGCCGTCAAACAGTATCGCAAGCTCAATCGCAACGAAGTCCTGTGCCTTCCCAATAATAAATTTCAAAACCTCTATGCTATTCAGAAAGGGACGCTAAAAACCTATCAGGTGGAAGCAGATGGAAGAGAATTAATCCGGGAATTTTATTTTGCAGGCGAAATCCTCGGTTATGAAGCGATCTATACCGGTCATTATCCTTTTTCAGCTGTTGCCATATCAGAAACCTTGATTTGCGAAATACCTTATGCGAATTTTTTAAAATTGCTGCATTCAAAGCCCGCCCTGCAAAGGCGAATTTTGTACCTGATCAGCCGCCAGCTTAATATAGGATCTTATCTGGTATCGACCACTGCCGAGCAACGCTTGGCCGCTTTCCTTATCGAATTAGCCACCCGATTACATCCCGCCGAGACCCGATATGCCTTTTTGCTGCCCATGTCGCGTCAGGATATAGGCAACTATTTAAGGCTGTCTGCAGAAACCATCAGCCGTGTTTTTTCGCGCCTGCAAAAAAACAAAATGATCCTGATTGACCACAAGAAAATAAACCTGCTTCAACCAGACAAGTTAAAGCAAGTTGCAGATGGATTATGGACAAGTAATAAAGGCAATACAGTTAAGTAA
- the cyoB gene encoding cytochrome o ubiquinol oxidase subunit I produces MLEKLIFGNLTLQAIPYQNPIIMGAGVFMGLVIAAIVGAVFYFKKWKWLWSEWITTVDHKKIGIMYIILAIVMLLRGLTDALMMRLQQVMAVGDSMGYLPPEHYNQIFTAHGVIMIFFMAMPFMFGLINLVLPLQIGARDVAFPFLNSLSFWLAVVGAMLVNISLIVGDFAATGWLAYPPLSELAYSPTVGVDYYIWALQISGIGTLLSGINFVVTIFKMRCPGMTLMKMPIFTWTALCSMILVILAFPVLTVTLGMLFLDRYFGMHFFTADFGGNAMMYINMIWIWGHPEVYILILPAFGIYSEVVATFSKKYLFGYATMVWATACITILAFSVWLHHFFTMGAGSNVNAFFGIATMIISVPTGVKVFNWLFTMYRGRITFTTPMLWTIGFITTFVVGGMTGVLMAVPAVDYQVHNSLFLIAHFHNAIIGGVVFGYLAGLTYWFPKAFGFKLNETLGKYAFWCWIIGFYIAFMPLYLLGLMGMTRRLSHYDASTGWQPYLIVAGIGALIIVCGVVFQVLQLVVSIKNREQYKDLTGDPWDGRTLEWSIPSPAPFYNFATTPVVNSRDAFWEAKRQGLNQGAANPSYHDIHMPKNTGTGFIIAMCCGVFGFAIIWHITWLTIAGLVGAIVTMIMRSFSMDTDYYLKAAEVERLETQKA; encoded by the coding sequence ATGCTTGAAAAGCTCATATTTGGAAATTTAACACTGCAAGCGATTCCCTATCAAAACCCCATCATCATGGGTGCTGGTGTGTTTATGGGTCTAGTAATAGCAGCCATTGTAGGTGCTGTGTTTTATTTCAAAAAATGGAAATGGTTATGGTCGGAATGGATCACGACTGTCGATCATAAAAAAATCGGCATTATGTATATTATCCTCGCGATTGTCATGCTTCTTCGCGGCTTGACGGATGCGTTGATGATGCGTTTGCAGCAAGTGATGGCGGTAGGCGATTCAATGGGTTATTTACCTCCTGAACATTATAACCAGATATTTACTGCACATGGCGTTATCATGATCTTTTTCATGGCCATGCCGTTTATGTTCGGCTTGATCAATCTGGTTTTGCCATTGCAGATTGGCGCACGAGATGTCGCATTTCCCTTCTTGAATTCATTAAGCTTTTGGCTCGCTGTTGTAGGTGCAATGTTGGTGAATATTTCGTTGATTGTGGGGGATTTTGCCGCAACAGGCTGGCTTGCCTATCCACCTCTTTCGGAGCTTGCCTACAGCCCAACAGTAGGTGTGGATTATTATATTTGGGCATTGCAAATTTCCGGTATTGGAACGTTGTTGTCAGGAATTAATTTTGTTGTGACCATTTTCAAAATGCGCTGCCCGGGCATGACATTAATGAAAATGCCAATTTTCACTTGGACTGCGCTTTGTTCCATGATTCTCGTCATTCTCGCGTTCCCTGTTTTAACGGTCACCTTAGGCATGCTGTTTTTGGACCGCTATTTTGGCATGCATTTCTTTACCGCTGATTTTGGCGGCAATGCGATGATGTATATCAATATGATATGGATTTGGGGTCATCCCGAAGTTTATATTCTTATCTTGCCCGCGTTTGGCATCTATTCTGAAGTAGTCGCTACCTTTTCCAAAAAATATCTGTTTGGTTACGCTACCATGGTGTGGGCAACAGCATGTATCACCATTTTGGCGTTTAGTGTATGGCTGCACCATTTCTTTACCATGGGAGCCGGATCAAATGTAAATGCGTTTTTTGGCATCGCCACAATGATTATTTCGGTGCCTACAGGTGTGAAAGTCTTTAACTGGTTATTTACCATGTACAGAGGACGCATCACCTTTACTACTCCAATGTTGTGGACAATCGGATTTATCACGACTTTTGTGGTAGGTGGAATGACAGGCGTTCTCATGGCCGTCCCTGCTGTTGACTATCAGGTGCATAACAGCTTATTCCTCATCGCTCACTTTCATAATGCAATTATTGGCGGTGTCGTATTTGGCTATCTGGCAGGATTGACCTATTGGTTTCCCAAAGCATTTGGCTTTAAGCTAAATGAAACCTTGGGTAAATACGCTTTTTGGTGCTGGATAATTGGATTTTACATTGCTTTCATGCCCTTATATTTGCTGGGCCTGATGGGGATGACAAGACGGTTAAGCCATTATGATGCTTCAACAGGGTGGCAGCCCTATCTCATTGTCGCTGGCATTGGCGCATTAATTATTGTCTGCGGCGTTGTGTTCCAGGTTTTACAATTAGTGGTGAGCATTAAAAACCGTGAACAATATAAAGACCTCACGGGCGACCCCTGGGATGGCAGAACATTGGAATGGTCTATTCCATCACCTGCACCATTTTATAATTTCGCGACGACGCCTGTAGTGAATAGCCGTGATGCATTTTGGGAAGCCAAGCGTCAGGGATTAAATCAGGGTGCAGCAAATCCGTCTTACCATGATATTCATATGCCAAAAAACACGGGAACCGGCTTTATTATCGCCATGTGTTGCGGTGTATTTGGCTTTGCCATTATCTGGCACATCACTTGGCTCACGATAGCTGGATTGGTGGGTGCGATTGTTACCATGATTATGCGTTCATTCAGCATGGATACAGATTATTATTTGAAAGCGGCCGAAGTAGAAAGGTTAGAGACACAAAAAGCGTAA
- a CDS encoding Eco57I restriction-modification methylase domain-containing protein, with the protein MLDKRHSQKRTGAYFTPRLLADFVAKNTLKHINLAGSKQLKIIDPAIGDGELILSLLGILKNYAGQIEVYGFDINGQALDLACARIANTFPGVHLRLFNTDFLDTCFHKTMNLPLFDILIANPPYVRTQTLGQEKIKQLGAKFGLKGQIDIYHAFLAAIQPLLKPDAIAGVIISNRFMTTKSCNALRKTLMEQYAIKQLWDLGDTKLFGAAVLPAVMLLTPRISTAETAGFFTSIYEYKGNHPENEQKDVVAHPVDALNHSGVVKCKNQKTYLVRHGTLTFDKDSSEVWRLHEPESEKWLAKVNKHTWATFKDIGKIRVGVKTTADSVFINSDWKKAIGYEPELLLPLTTHHVAGRFRRTPLPLKSILYTHYTDNGVRKVIDLEQFPLTKIYLQTHYKTLSSRTYIHNSRRKWYEIWVPQDPDAWQRTKLIFKDISEKPLFWIDTEKTVVNGDCYWMTRDNDTFSEDILWLAAAVANSTFIEKFYDIKFHNKLYSNRRRFITQYVEQFPIPDPSTRCARELIELAKSLHHDPIKQPKNQETKINQLVLAAFNLNDIEP; encoded by the coding sequence ATGCTAGATAAACGTCATAGTCAAAAGCGTACGGGAGCTTATTTTACGCCCAGACTATTAGCAGATTTTGTCGCTAAAAACACGCTTAAACATATTAACTTGGCGGGCAGCAAACAGCTTAAAATCATTGATCCCGCTATCGGCGATGGAGAATTGATCCTGAGCCTGCTGGGCATATTGAAAAACTATGCCGGCCAGATAGAAGTATATGGATTCGATATCAATGGCCAGGCATTAGACCTGGCTTGCGCCCGGATCGCCAACACCTTTCCTGGCGTTCATTTGCGGCTTTTTAATACTGATTTTCTTGATACCTGCTTTCACAAAACAATGAACCTCCCCCTTTTTGATATATTGATCGCCAATCCTCCTTATGTTAGGACACAGACACTCGGGCAGGAAAAAATAAAACAGCTAGGAGCCAAGTTTGGCTTAAAAGGGCAAATCGATATTTATCATGCATTCCTGGCAGCCATTCAACCCCTACTAAAACCGGATGCTATCGCAGGCGTTATTATTTCCAATCGCTTCATGACCACTAAAAGCTGTAATGCCCTCAGGAAAACCCTGATGGAGCAATATGCCATAAAACAATTATGGGACTTGGGCGATACAAAACTCTTTGGTGCCGCAGTATTACCTGCAGTGATGCTATTAACGCCCAGGATAAGCACAGCCGAAACAGCGGGTTTTTTCACTTCGATTTATGAATACAAAGGTAACCATCCGGAAAACGAACAGAAGGATGTTGTCGCCCATCCTGTTGACGCATTGAACCATTCAGGCGTGGTTAAATGCAAAAACCAGAAAACCTATCTTGTACGTCACGGAACATTAACTTTCGATAAAGACTCGAGCGAAGTTTGGCGTCTTCATGAACCGGAAAGTGAAAAATGGCTTGCTAAGGTGAATAAACATACATGGGCCACCTTCAAGGATATAGGCAAGATTCGGGTGGGAGTTAAAACAACGGCGGATTCTGTGTTTATTAACAGTGATTGGAAAAAAGCGATCGGCTATGAACCTGAGCTATTGTTGCCGCTCACCACTCACCATGTCGCTGGCCGGTTCAGAAGAACGCCATTACCGCTTAAATCCATCCTTTATACACACTATACTGACAATGGAGTACGGAAGGTAATCGACCTGGAGCAATTTCCGCTTACTAAAATATACTTGCAAACCCATTATAAAACGCTTTCCAGCAGAACATACATACACAACAGCCGTCGTAAATGGTACGAAATCTGGGTCCCTCAGGATCCCGACGCCTGGCAGCGAACTAAATTGATCTTTAAAGATATTTCGGAAAAGCCCTTATTTTGGATAGACACGGAAAAAACGGTTGTTAATGGCGATTGCTATTGGATGACTCGTGATAATGACACATTTTCAGAGGATATATTATGGCTTGCAGCAGCCGTTGCTAATTCAACTTTTATTGAAAAGTTTTATGACATTAAATTTCATAATAAACTTTATTCAAATAGACGTAGGTTCATCACACAGTATGTTGAGCAGTTTCCTATTCCGGATCCGTCAACCAGGTGCGCAAGGGAACTCATTGAATTGGCTAAATCGTTACATCATGATCCTATCAAGCAGCCAAAAAATCAGGAAACCAAAATAAATCAGCTTGTTTTGGCTGCTTTTAACTTGAACGATATCGAACCCTAA
- a CDS encoding SGNH/GDSL hydrolase family protein: protein MEPTPIFYIAMIGDSLTDRGTLNNRYLFGCIPMSLLSGLRGLSPGDSFTNGLPWSDHLIAALANEFSLKKISREKSMDAADLADAIITHDASIYPAVNNFYDLKNDKSADYNGQNFVRTYSEGGLTAYDYSWWPSKSISRFFSRLILSTLEKKRKELFAYDQSHHLSKKQKAHTLIIEWSGANDLITVNEKPSKPEVDRAIKARIKNLTELIKNGYRHFVLFNLPDLSLTPRYQNKEDPERENARACSYYFNNQLELACKNLKEQYPYCSIDIFDANKEFTNMYHHPEKYYLEKAKKNLAYTKSADFKILPNGTSPAKGYMFWDDVHPTADVHALLAYKFCELYRNKFNFLPPPPYGLHRAHAKLRQRSTSQSNLFSAQTQNKEDYSDNNAKLAKRIIKK, encoded by the coding sequence ATGGAACCAACGCCAATTTTCTATATCGCGATGATAGGTGACAGCCTTACTGATCGTGGAACCCTCAATAACAGATATCTATTCGGCTGTATCCCCATGAGTTTGTTAAGCGGTCTACGCGGTCTATCGCCAGGTGACAGCTTCACTAATGGTCTGCCCTGGAGCGATCATTTAATCGCGGCACTTGCTAATGAATTTAGCCTCAAAAAAATTAGCAGAGAAAAGTCGATGGATGCCGCTGATTTAGCAGACGCTATCATCACACATGATGCTAGTATCTATCCCGCTGTTAATAATTTTTATGATTTAAAAAACGATAAGTCAGCAGACTATAACGGGCAAAATTTCGTTAGAACCTATAGCGAGGGCGGTCTAACCGCGTATGATTACAGCTGGTGGCCCAGCAAAAGCATCAGCCGATTTTTTAGCCGCTTAATACTGTCTACCTTAGAAAAAAAACGCAAAGAACTGTTTGCTTATGATCAGTCACATCATTTGTCCAAAAAACAGAAAGCACACACATTAATCATCGAATGGTCAGGCGCGAATGATCTCATTACCGTTAATGAAAAACCTTCCAAACCAGAAGTAGATCGAGCTATTAAAGCCAGAATTAAAAATTTAACTGAATTAATCAAAAATGGTTATCGACATTTTGTTTTATTTAACTTACCTGATCTTTCATTAACGCCTCGCTATCAAAATAAGGAAGATCCGGAACGTGAAAATGCCAGAGCATGCTCTTATTATTTCAATAATCAACTTGAATTAGCATGCAAAAATCTTAAAGAACAGTATCCTTATTGCTCAATTGATATTTTCGATGCCAACAAGGAATTTACAAACATGTATCATCACCCGGAAAAGTATTATCTAGAAAAGGCCAAAAAAAACCTGGCATACACAAAATCGGCTGATTTTAAAATATTACCGAACGGCACGTCCCCAGCCAAAGGATATATGTTTTGGGATGATGTGCATCCTACCGCTGATGTTCATGCACTGCTAGCTTATAAATTTTGTGAATTATACAGAAACAAATTTAATTTTCTTCCACCGCCACCATATGGACTGCATAGAGCACATGCAAAGCTGCGCCAGCGCTCAACAAGTCAATCCAACTTATTCAGCGCACAAACTCAAAATAAGGAGGATTACTCTGACAATAATGCAAAATTAGCTAAGCGAATTATAAAAAAATGA
- the cyoC gene encoding cytochrome o ubiquinol oxidase subunit III — protein sequence MAHSLTYHHHNTDEMDIFGFWIYILTDCILFASIFATYAVLQTSVYGGPTIKELVNIPYILIETMTLLASSFTYGLAILALYKNKPSKVIGWLAITFLFGALFVGMEVSEFANLYNEGHTWQSSAALSAFFTLVGTHGLHVTIGLLWMLVLMVQLLKFGLTDVMRKRLTYLGLFWAFLDIIWIFVFTIVYLMGAI from the coding sequence ATGGCACACAGCTTAACTTACCATCATCACAATACGGATGAAATGGATATTTTTGGTTTCTGGATTTATATCCTGACCGACTGCATTTTATTTGCGAGTATTTTCGCCACGTATGCAGTACTGCAAACCAGCGTCTACGGCGGTCCTACCATCAAGGAGCTAGTGAATATACCTTATATTCTGATTGAAACCATGACCCTGCTGGCGAGCAGCTTTACTTATGGGCTTGCCATCCTGGCTCTTTATAAAAATAAACCAAGTAAAGTGATAGGCTGGCTTGCCATTACCTTTCTATTCGGCGCATTATTCGTTGGCATGGAAGTAAGTGAATTTGCCAACCTGTATAATGAGGGCCATACCTGGCAAAGCAGCGCTGCTCTATCGGCATTTTTTACGCTCGTTGGTACCCATGGGCTTCATGTGACAATCGGCTTATTATGGATGCTAGTGCTCATGGTGCAGCTTTTAAAATTTGGCCTGACAGATGTCATGAGGAAAAGACTCACCTATTTAGGCTTATTCTGGGCGTTTTTGGATATTATCTGGATCTTTGTGTTTACTATCGTGTACTTAATGGGAGCGATCTAG